In the genome of Danio rerio strain Tuebingen ecotype United States chromosome 23, GRCz12tu, whole genome shotgun sequence, one region contains:
- the zgc:113278 gene encoding translocating chain-associated membrane protein 1-like 1-like isoform X1: MGFRKKNKSPPVLSHEFVIQNHADMVSCVAMIILLGLMFEVTAKFAIMFITVQYNVTQSLDTDVEDKPDPVNFYKYGAKDIATVFFYLLIAIILHALIQEYILDKINRRLHLSKTKHSKFNESGQLATFYLFSFIWGCSILTNEDFVMNPTFLWEGYPHIHMAFQVKFFYICQIAYWFHALPELYFQKVRKEDIPRQLYYICLYIFHITGAYVLNLHRLGLVLLVPHYLVELLFHASRLFYFSDENKQKGFTLWALLFVITRLLTLTVSVLTFGFGLSRTDNQGFSLAEGNFNVLTVRMTCLSAICLTQAWMMWKFINFQLKKWREQSQIQASKKKTVSPKSRPSKKESRGGSVNGVMKPDDKTSPRARKSKAS; this comes from the exons GGCTTCCGCAAGAAGAACAAGAGTCCGCCGGTGCTCAGCCATGAGTTTGTCATCCAGAATCACGCGGATATGGTGTCGTGTGTGGCCATGATCATCCTGCTGGGACTCATGTTTGAG GTCACAGCCAAATTTGCCATCATGTTCATCACAGTGCAGTACAATGTCACCCAAAGCCTGGATACTG ATGTGGAGGACAAGCCTGACCCTGTGAACTTCTACAAGTATGGCGCCAAGGACATCGCAACCGTGTTCTTTTACCTGCTCATCGCTATTATTCTCCACGCCCTCATTCAGGAGTACATACTCGAC AAAATCAATCGTCGGCTCCACTTGTCCAAAACCAAACACAGCAAGTTCAACGAGTCTGGACAGCTGGCCACTTTCTACCTGTTCTCCTTCATCTGGGGCTGCAGTATCCTCACTAAT GAGGATTTTGTGATGAATCCAACTTTCCTTTGGGAAGGATATCCGCACATCCACATGGC TTTCCAGGTGAAGTTTTTCTACATCTGTCAGATTGCCTACTGGTTTCACGCTCTTCCTGAACTGTATTTTCAGAAAGTACGAAAG GAAGATATTCCACGGCAGCTCTACTACATTTGCCTTTATATATTCCACATCACTGGTGCCTACGTCCTTAA TCTCCATCGTTTGGGTCTAGTCCTTCTGGTGCCACATTACCTGGTGGAGCTGCTGTTTCACGCCTCACGACTCTTCTACTTCAGTGACGAGAACAAACAGAAAGG GTTTACGCTGTGGGCTCTGCTGTTCGTCATCACCCGCCTCCTGACGCTCACCGTTTCTGTTTTGACGTTTGGTTTTGGCCTGTCTCGCACAGATAATCAGGGATTCTCCTTAGCAGAAGGAAACTTCAATGTGCTGACTGTCAG GATGACATGCCTGTCAGCCATCTGCCTGACCCAGGCCTGGATGATGTGGAAATTCATCAACTTCCAGCTCAAGAAGTGGAGAGAACAATCTCAGATCCAGGCCAGCAAGAAGAAAACGGTCAGTCCCAAAAGCAGACCCAGCAAGAAGGAGTCTCGTG GGGGTTCAGTCAATGGAGTCATGAAACCGGACGACAAGACATCGCCGAGAGCAAGGAAATCGAAAGCGTCGTAA
- the zgc:113278 gene encoding Translocating chain-associated membrane protein 1-like 1-like (The RefSeq protein has 2 substitutions compared to this genomic sequence), giving the protein MGFRKKNKSPPVLSHEFVIQNHADMVSCVAMIILLGLMFEVTAKFAIMFITVQYNVTQSLDTDVEDKPDPVNFYKYGAKDIATVFFYLLIAIILHALIQEYILDKINRRLHLSKTKHSKFNESGQLATFYLFSFIWGCSILTNEDFVMNPTFLWEGYPHIHMAFQVKFFYICQIAYWFHALPELYFQKVRKEDIPRQLYYIGLYIFHITGAYVLNLHRLGLVLLVPHYLVELLFHASRLFYFSDENKQKGFTLWALLFVITRLLTLTVSVLTFGFGLSRTDNQGFSLAEGNFNVLTVRMTCLSAICLTQAWMVWKFINFQLKKWREQSQIQASKKKTVSPKSRPSKKESRGGSVNGVMKPDDKTSPRARKSKAS; this is encoded by the exons GGCTTCCGCAAGAAGAACAAGAGTCCGCCGGTGCTCAGCCATGAGTTTGTCATCCAGAATCACGCGGATATGGTGTCGTGTGTGGCCATGATCATCCTGCTGGGACTCATGTTTGAG GTCACAGCCAAATTTGCCATCATGTTCATCACAGTGCAGTACAATGTCACCCAAAGCCTGGATACTG ATGTGGAGGACAAGCCTGACCCTGTGAACTTCTACAAGTATGGCGCCAAGGACATCGCAACCGTGTTCTTTTACCTGCTCATCGCTATTATTCTCCACGCCCTCATTCAGGAGTACATACTCGAC AAAATCAATCGTCGGCTCCACTTGTCCAAAACCAAACACAGCAAGTTCAACGAGTCTGGACAGCTGGCCACTTTCTACCTGTTCTCCTTCATCTGGGGCTGCAGTATCCTCACTAAT GAGGATTTTGTGATGAATCCAACTTTCCTTTGGGAAGGATATCCGCACATCCACATGGC TTTCCAGGTGAAGTTTTTCTACATCTGTCAGATTGCCTACTGGTTTCACGCTCTTCCTGAACTGTATTTTCAGAAAGTACGAAAG GAAGATATTCCACGGCAGCTCTACTACATTTGCCTTTATATATTCCACATCACTGGTGCCTACGTCCTTAA TCTCCATCGTTTGGGTCTAGTCCTTCTGGTGCCACATTACCTGGTGGAGCTGCTGTTTCACGCCTCACGACTCTTCTACTTCAGTGACGAGAACAAACAGAAAGG GTTTACGCTGTGGGCTCTGCTGTTCGTCATCACCCGCCTCCTGACGCTCACCGTTTCTGTTTTGACGTTTGGTTTTGGCCTGTCTCGCACAGATAATCAGGGATTCTCCTTAGCAGAAGGAAACTTCAATGTGCTGACTGTCAG GATGACATGCCTGTCAGCCATCTGCCTGACCCAGGCCTGGATGATGTGGAAATTCATCAACTTCCAGCTCAAGAAGTGGAGAGAACAATCTCAGATCCAGGCCAGCAAGAAGAAAACGGTCAGTCCCAAAAGCAGACCCAGCAAGAAGGAGTCTCGTG GGGGTTCAGTCAATGGAGTCATGAAACCGGACGACAAGACATCGCCGAGAGCAAGGAAATCGAAAGCGTCGTAA
- the arl6ip5b gene encoding ADP-ribosylation factor-like 6 interacting protein 5b, with the protein MAGMELAPMRPWDDFYPGVDRFSKPDVSDLSKWNNRVISNLLYFQTNYFAAAIVVFLIVGFLNPVGMFLGGAVVALVFMGSVWAGENKTIIKNFKKKNPSLFVVAVMGISYFLLSLCGGVMVFLFGITFPMLLILIHASLRLRSVKNKLENKIEGIGLKKTPMGVILDLLDQQEEKINKIQDFLESKIKD; encoded by the exons ATGGCAGGGATGGAGCTCGCACCGATGAGACCATGGGACGATTTTTACCCGGGTGTCGACCGATTCTCCAAACCCGATGTGTCGGATTTAAGCAAATGGAATAACAGAGTGATCAGCAATCTGCTTTATTTTCAGACAAATTACTTTGCTGCCGCCATCGTCGTGTTTCTGATTGTCGG TTTTCTGAACCCGGTGGGCATGTTTCTGGGTGGCGCGGTGGTGGCTCTGGTCTTCATGGGCTCGGTGTGGGCCGGAGAGAATAAAACCATCATCAAGAACTTTAAGAAGAAAAACCCCAGCCTGTTTGTGGTGGCTGTGATGGGAATCAGCTACTTCCTGTTGTCTCTGTGTGGAGGAGTGATGGTGTTTCTCTTTGGTATCACCTTCCCCATGCTCT TGATCCTGATCCACGCTTCCCTGAGACTGCGCAGCGTGAAGAACAAGCTGGAGAACAAAATCGAGGGCATTGGCCTGAAGAAGACGCCCATGGGGGTCATCCTGGACCTGCTGGACCAACAAGaggagaaaataaacaaaatccaAGATTTCCTGGAGAGTAAGATTAAAGATTGA
- the srsf6a gene encoding serine and arginine rich splicing factor 6a isoform X1, translated as MPRVYIGRLSYHVREKDIQRFFSGYGKLLEVDLKNGYGFVEFEDTRDADDAVYELNGKELCGERVMVEHARGPRRDRDSYGGGGGGGGGGGGGGGYYGGGGGGGGGGGGGGGRSGYSSRSRTGRDKYGPPVRTEYRLIVENLSSRCSWQDLKDFMRQAGEVTYADAHKERANEGVIEFRSYSDMRRALEKLDGTDINGRKIRLVEDKPRRRRSYSGSRSRSRSRRRSRSRSRRSSRSRSNSRSRSRSRSRRHRSRSRSGRRSRSKSGHKSRSKSPSSKSRSRNRKSHSRSRSRTHKSRSRSTSRKSRSRSDDRKSRSKSTSKVKSDRGRSKEKSVSKKSRSRSASPMENGDGERPKSASRSPSPQAEQSKYKSPDRHSRSRSKSASRSKSRSRSRSASQD; from the exons ATGCCTCGGGTTTATATCGGCAGGCTGAGTTATCATGTCCGCGAGAAGGACATCCAGCGGTTCTTCAGCGGCTACGGGAAGCTGCTGGAGGTGGACCTGAAGAACGG GTATGGCTTTGTGGAGTTTGAAGACACCCGTGACGCGGACGATGCAGTGTATGAGCTGAACGGTAAAGAGCTGTGTGGCGAGAGGGTGATGGTGGAGCACGCCCGGGGTCCACGCAGAGACCGTGACAGCTATGGAGGAGGAGGCGGCGGTGGtggtggtggaggaggaggaggaggttaTTATGGTGGTGGAGgaggcggaggaggaggaggcggcGGTGGTGGAGGACGCA GTGGTTACAGCAGCAGGAGTCGCACCGGTAGGGACAAGTACGGTCCTCCTGTTCGCACTGAGTATCGGCTCATTGTGGAGAATCTGTCTAGTCGCTGCAGCTGGCAAGACCTAAAG GATTTTATGCGACAGGCAGGTGAGGTGACCTATGCGGATGCCCATAAGGAGCGTGCAAATGAGGGCGTCATTGAGTTTCGCTCTTACTCTGATATGCGGAGAGCTCTGGAGAAACTGGATGGCACTGACATTAATGGCAGGAAGATTCGTCTGGTTGAAGATAAGCCACGAAGACGACGCTCCTACTCTGGCAGTCGCTCCCG gTCTCGTAGCCGTCGTCGTTCACGCAGCAGGAGTCGCCGTAGCAGCCGTTCCCGTAGCAATTCAAGATCTCGCTCAAG GTCCCGCTCTCGCCGTCACCGTTCCCGCTCCAGGTCAGGCCGCAGGTCTCGTTCCAAGTCAGGACACAAGTCTCGCTCCAAATCTCCATCCAGCAAGTCTCGCTCTCGCAACCGCAAATCTCATTCCCGCTCTCGCTCCCGCACGCACAAATCACGCAGTCGGTCAACTAGTCGCAAGTCTCGCTCCCGCTCCGATGATCGCAAGTCCCGCTCCAAGAGCACTTCTAAGGTGAAGTCAGACCGCGGCCGCTCCAAGGAAAAGTCAGTCAGCAAGAAATCCAGGAGCAGGTCTGCTTCGCCTATGGAGAATGGAGATGGGGAGCGTCCCAAATCTGCTTCCCGCTCTCCATCACCTCAGGCTGAACAGAGCAAGTACAAGTCTCCAGACAGGCACTCACGCTCCCGCTCGAAGTCTGCCTCGCGCTCTAAATCCCGCTCCCGTTCCAGATCTGCGTCCCAAGACTAG
- the srsf6a gene encoding serine and arginine rich splicing factor 6a (The RefSeq protein has 2 substitutions compared to this genomic sequence), whose amino-acid sequence MPRVYIGRLSYHVREKDIQRFFSGYGKLLEVDLKNGYGFVEFEDTRDADDAVYELNGKELCGYSSRSRTGRDKYGPPVRTEYRLIVENLSSRCSWQDLKDFMRQAGEVTYADAHKERANEGVIEFRSYSDMRRALEKLDGTDINGRKIRLVEDKPRRRRSYSGSRSRSRSRRRSRSRSRRSSRSRSNSRSRSRSRSRRHHSRSRSGRRSRSKSGHKSRSKSPSSKSRSRNRKSHSRSRSRTHKSRSRSTSRKSRSRSDDRKSRSKSTSKVKSDRGRSKEKSVSKKSRSRSASPMENGDGERPKSASRSPSPQAEQSKYKSPDRHSRSRSKSALRSKSRSRSRSASQD is encoded by the exons ATGCCTCGGGTTTATATCGGCAGGCTGAGTTATCATGTCCGCGAGAAGGACATCCAGCGGTTCTTCAGCGGCTACGGGAAGCTGCTGGAGGTGGACCTGAAGAACGG GTATGGCTTTGTGGAGTTTGAAGACACCCGTGACGCGGACGATGCAGTGTATGAGCTGAACGGTAAAGAGCTGT GTGGTTACAGCAGCAGGAGTCGCACCGGTAGGGACAAGTACGGTCCTCCTGTTCGCACTGAGTATCGGCTCATTGTGGAGAATCTGTCTAGTCGCTGCAGCTGGCAAGACCTAAAG GATTTTATGCGACAGGCAGGTGAGGTGACCTATGCGGATGCCCATAAGGAGCGTGCAAATGAGGGCGTCATTGAGTTTCGCTCTTACTCTGATATGCGGAGAGCTCTGGAGAAACTGGATGGCACTGACATTAATGGCAGGAAGATTCGTCTGGTTGAAGATAAGCCACGAAGACGACGCTCCTACTCTGGCAGTCGCTCCCG gTCTCGTAGCCGTCGTCGTTCACGCAGCAGGAGTCGCCGTAGCAGCCGTTCCCGTAGCAATTCAAGATCTCGCTCAAG GTCCCGCTCTCGCCGTCACCGTTCCCGCTCCAGGTCAGGCCGCAGGTCTCGTTCCAAGTCAGGACACAAGTCTCGCTCCAAATCTCCATCCAGCAAGTCTCGCTCTCGCAACCGCAAATCTCATTCCCGCTCTCGCTCCCGCACGCACAAATCACGCAGTCGGTCAACTAGTCGCAAGTCTCGCTCCCGCTCCGATGATCGCAAGTCCCGCTCCAAGAGCACTTCTAAGGTGAAGTCAGACCGCGGCCGCTCCAAGGAAAAGTCAGTCAGCAAGAAATCCAGGAGCAGGTCTGCTTCGCCTATGGAGAATGGAGATGGGGAGCGTCCCAAATCTGCTTCCCGCTCTCCATCACCTCAGGCTGAACAGAGCAAGTACAAGTCTCCAGACAGGCACTCACGCTCCCGCTCGAAGTCTGCCTCGCGCTCTAAATCCCGCTCCCGTTCCAGATCTGCGTCCCAAGACTAG
- the srsf6a gene encoding serine and arginine rich splicing factor 6a isoform X2, with the protein MKLKFGFSLQDFMRQAGEVTYADAHKERANEGVIEFRSYSDMRRALEKLDGTDINGRKIRLVEDKPRRRRSYSGSRSRSRSRRRSRSRSRRSSRSRSNSRSRSRSRSRRHRSRSRSGRRSRSKSGHKSRSKSPSSKSRSRNRKSHSRSRSRTHKSRSRSTSRKSRSRSDDRKSRSKSTSKVKSDRGRSKEKSVSKKSRSRSASPMENGDGERPKSASRSPSPQAEQSKYKSPDRHSRSRSKSASRSKSRSRSRSASQD; encoded by the exons ATGAAGCTGAAGTTTGGGTTCTCTTTGCAGGATTTTATGCGACAGGCAGGTGAGGTGACCTATGCGGATGCCCATAAGGAGCGTGCAAATGAGGGCGTCATTGAGTTTCGCTCTTACTCTGATATGCGGAGAGCTCTGGAGAAACTGGATGGCACTGACATTAATGGCAGGAAGATTCGTCTGGTTGAAGATAAGCCACGAAGACGACGCTCCTACTCTGGCAGTCGCTCCCG gTCTCGTAGCCGTCGTCGTTCACGCAGCAGGAGTCGCCGTAGCAGCCGTTCCCGTAGCAATTCAAGATCTCGCTCAAG GTCCCGCTCTCGCCGTCACCGTTCCCGCTCCAGGTCAGGCCGCAGGTCTCGTTCCAAGTCAGGACACAAGTCTCGCTCCAAATCTCCATCCAGCAAGTCTCGCTCTCGCAACCGCAAATCTCATTCCCGCTCTCGCTCCCGCACGCACAAATCACGCAGTCGGTCAACTAGTCGCAAGTCTCGCTCCCGCTCCGATGATCGCAAGTCCCGCTCCAAGAGCACTTCTAAGGTGAAGTCAGACCGCGGCCGCTCCAAGGAAAAGTCAGTCAGCAAGAAATCCAGGAGCAGGTCTGCTTCGCCTATGGAGAATGGAGATGGGGAGCGTCCCAAATCTGCTTCCCGCTCTCCATCACCTCAGGCTGAACAGAGCAAGTACAAGTCTCCAGACAGGCACTCACGCTCCCGCTCGAAGTCTGCCTCGCGCTCTAAATCCCGCTCCCGTTCCAGATCTGCGTCCCAAGACTAG